A portion of the Lysinibacillus timonensis genome contains these proteins:
- the rpoB gene encoding DNA-directed RNA polymerase subunit beta translates to MNKLTGQLVQYGQHRQRRSFARIKEVLELPNLIEIQTASYEWFLEEGLREMFRDISPIEDFTGNLSLEFIDYTLGEPKYDVDECKERDVTYAAPLRVKVRLHNKETDEVKEQDVFMGDFPLMTEVGTFVINGAERVIVSQLVRSPSVYFHDKTDKNGKKGFGATVIPNRGAWLEYETDAKDVVYVRIDRTRKLPATVLLRALGFGSDQEIIDILGDNEYLRNTLEKDNTDSTEKALLEIYERLRPGEPPTVESAKSLLYSRFFDAKRYDLANVGRYKMNKKLHIKNRLFNQTVAETLVDPETGEILVEKGTILDRRNLDRLIPYLENGIGFRTLSQVGGVLEEDVTVQSIKIFAPNDEAQKEVNVISNAYIDEEVKNLTPADIISSMSYFFNLLHGVGNTDDIDHLGNRRLRSVGELLQNQFRIGLSRMERVVRERMSINDTASIVPQQLINIRPVIASIKEFFGSSQLSQFMDQTNPLAELTHKRRLSALGPGGLTRERAGMEVRDVHYSHYGRMCPIETPEGPNIGLINSLSSYAKVNKFGFIETPYRKVDPETGRVSEQIDYLTADEEDNYIVAQANSPLNPDGSFANEEVLGRFRGDNTVFKRERVDYMDVSPKQVVSAATACIPFLENDDSNRALMGANMQRQAVPLLNPEAPFVGTGMEHVDARDSGAAVVCKHHGIVEHVEARSIHVRRIEEIDGKEVKGELTKYKLQKFTRSNHGTSINQRPIVKVGDRVKPRDILADGPSMELGELALGRNVLVAFMTWEGFNYEDAVIMNERLVRDDVYTSVHIEEYESESRDTKLGPEEITRDIPNVGEDALRNLDDRGIIRIGAEVRDGDILVGKVTPKGVTELTAEERLLHAIFGEKAREVRDTSLRVPHGAGGIVLDVKVFNREDGDELPPGVNQLVRVYIVQKRKIRVGDKMAGRHGNKGVISRILPEEDMPFMPDGTPVDIMLNPLGVPSRMNIGQVLELHLGMAARYLGVHMATPVFDGANEEDVWETMEEAGMNRDGKTILYDGRSGEPFDNRVSVGIMYMIKLAHMVDDKLHARSTGPYSLVTQQPLGGKAQFGGQRFGEMEVWALEAYGAAYTLQEILTIKSDDVVGRVKTYEAIVKGESVPEPGVPESFKVLIKELQSLGLDVKMLTVNDEEVELRDLDDEDELQPADALNILPANGKEEDTVESFE, encoded by the coding sequence GTGAATAAGTTGACAGGTCAACTAGTTCAGTACGGACAACACCGCCAGCGTAGAAGCTTTGCGCGTATTAAAGAGGTGCTGGAGCTTCCGAATTTAATCGAAATTCAAACAGCATCTTATGAGTGGTTCCTTGAAGAAGGATTGCGTGAAATGTTCCGTGACATTTCTCCAATCGAAGATTTTACAGGTAATCTTTCACTTGAATTCATCGATTATACATTAGGTGAACCTAAGTATGATGTGGATGAATGTAAAGAACGTGACGTGACTTATGCCGCACCTTTGCGTGTAAAAGTACGTCTTCACAACAAAGAAACAGATGAAGTAAAAGAGCAAGACGTCTTTATGGGTGATTTCCCATTAATGACGGAAGTTGGTACCTTCGTTATTAACGGTGCAGAACGCGTTATCGTTTCGCAATTAGTACGTTCACCAAGCGTTTACTTCCACGATAAAACAGATAAAAACGGTAAAAAGGGCTTTGGTGCAACAGTAATTCCAAACCGTGGTGCATGGCTAGAATATGAAACAGATGCAAAAGATGTAGTTTATGTGCGTATTGACCGTACGCGTAAATTACCTGCAACAGTATTATTACGTGCATTAGGTTTTGGTTCTGATCAGGAAATTATCGATATCTTAGGTGATAACGAGTATTTACGTAACACCCTAGAGAAGGATAATACAGACAGTACTGAAAAGGCACTGTTAGAAATTTATGAACGTCTACGTCCTGGAGAACCGCCAACTGTAGAAAGCGCAAAAAGTTTACTATATTCTCGATTCTTCGATGCTAAACGTTATGATTTAGCTAATGTTGGACGTTATAAAATGAATAAAAAGCTTCACATAAAAAATCGTTTATTTAACCAAACGGTTGCAGAAACTTTAGTAGATCCTGAAACTGGAGAAATTTTAGTCGAAAAGGGAACGATTCTTGACCGTCGTAACTTAGATCGGTTAATCCCTTATCTAGAAAATGGTATCGGCTTCCGTACACTATCTCAAGTTGGTGGCGTGTTGGAAGAAGATGTGACAGTTCAGTCCATTAAGATTTTTGCACCGAATGATGAAGCACAAAAAGAAGTTAATGTTATTTCAAACGCCTATATAGACGAAGAAGTAAAAAATCTAACTCCAGCCGACATTATCTCTTCAATGTCTTACTTCTTTAACTTGTTACATGGCGTAGGGAACACTGATGATATCGACCATTTAGGTAACCGTCGTTTACGTTCAGTTGGAGAGCTATTACAAAACCAATTCCGTATTGGGTTATCTCGTATGGAACGTGTAGTACGTGAGCGTATGTCAATTAACGACACAGCTTCAATCGTACCTCAACAATTAATTAATATCCGTCCTGTCATTGCTTCAATTAAAGAGTTCTTTGGTAGCTCTCAATTATCGCAATTCATGGACCAAACGAATCCTTTAGCGGAGTTAACGCATAAGCGTCGTCTTTCTGCATTAGGACCTGGTGGTTTAACGCGTGAACGTGCTGGTATGGAAGTTCGTGACGTTCACTATTCTCACTATGGTCGTATGTGTCCGATTGAAACTCCAGAGGGTCCAAACATCGGTTTAATTAACTCTCTTTCATCTTATGCAAAAGTGAATAAATTCGGTTTTATTGAGACGCCATACCGTAAGGTGGATCCTGAAACTGGCAGAGTATCTGAACAAATTGATTATTTAACTGCTGATGAAGAAGACAATTATATCGTTGCTCAAGCAAACTCACCATTAAACCCAGATGGTTCTTTTGCTAATGAAGAAGTATTAGGTCGTTTCCGCGGTGATAACACGGTATTCAAAAGAGAACGTGTTGATTACATGGACGTATCTCCAAAACAAGTAGTATCGGCAGCAACAGCATGTATTCCATTCTTAGAAAACGATGACTCAAACCGTGCGTTAATGGGTGCTAACATGCAACGTCAAGCTGTTCCGTTGTTAAATCCTGAAGCACCATTTGTTGGTACGGGTATGGAACACGTAGATGCTCGTGATTCAGGTGCAGCAGTAGTTTGTAAACATCATGGTATTGTTGAACATGTTGAAGCACGTTCAATTCATGTTCGTCGTATTGAAGAAATTGACGGTAAAGAAGTGAAAGGTGAATTAACAAAGTATAAACTTCAAAAATTCACTCGTTCTAACCACGGTACTTCAATTAACCAACGCCCAATCGTAAAAGTAGGAGATCGCGTTAAACCTCGTGATATTTTAGCTGACGGTCCATCAATGGAACTAGGTGAACTTGCTTTAGGACGTAACGTACTTGTTGCATTCATGACTTGGGAAGGTTTCAACTATGAAGATGCTGTTATCATGAATGAACGACTAGTACGTGATGATGTGTACACTTCTGTTCATATTGAAGAATATGAATCTGAATCTCGCGATACAAAATTAGGGCCCGAAGAAATTACTCGTGATATCCCGAATGTTGGTGAAGATGCGCTTCGTAATCTTGATGATCGAGGAATTATCCGTATCGGTGCCGAAGTTCGTGATGGCGATATTCTAGTAGGTAAAGTAACGCCTAAAGGGGTTACAGAACTAACGGCTGAAGAACGTCTATTACACGCTATTTTTGGAGAAAAAGCGCGTGAAGTACGTGATACTTCACTGCGTGTACCTCATGGTGCCGGTGGTATCGTTCTAGATGTTAAAGTGTTTAATCGTGAAGATGGTGATGAGTTACCACCTGGAGTTAACCAATTAGTTCGTGTTTATATTGTTCAAAAACGTAAAATTCGCGTTGGGGATAAAATGGCCGGACGTCACGGTAACAAAGGGGTAATTTCAAGAATCTTACCTGAAGAAGACATGCCGTTTATGCCAGACGGAACACCAGTTGATATCATGTTAAATCCACTTGGGGTACCATCTCGTATGAACATCGGACAAGTTTTAGAGCTTCATTTAGGTATGGCAGCTCGTTACTTAGGTGTTCATATGGCTACACCAGTATTCGATGGAGCAAACGAAGAAGACGTTTGGGAAACGATGGAAGAAGCTGGTATGAATCGTGATGGTAAAACAATCCTTTATGATGGACGTTCTGGTGAACCATTCGATAATCGTGTATCTGTAGGTATCATGTATATGATCAAACTTGCACACATGGTTGACGATAAGTTACACGCACGTTCAACTGGACCGTACTCACTTGTTACACAACAACCACTTGGTGGTAAAGCACAATTTGGTGGTCAACGTTTCGGTGAGATGGAGGTTTGGGCACTAGAAGCATATGGTGCAGCTTATACACTTCAAGAAATTCTAACAATTAAATCAGATGACGTAGTTGGACGTGTGAAAACATACGAGGCGATTGTTAAAGGAGAAAGTGTTCCTGAACCAGGTGTTCCTGAATCATTCAAAGTATTAATTAAAGAACTTCAGTCTTTAGGTTTAGATGTAAAAATGTTAACAGTAAACGACGAAGAAGTTGAACTTCGTGATCTTGATGATGAAGATGAACTTCAACCTGCGGATGCATTAAACATTTTGCCTGCTAACGGAAAAGAAGAAGATACAGTAGAATCATTTGAATAA
- a CDS encoding class I SAM-dependent methyltransferase: protein MSEHYYSNKPQTESKPRHWKFNLLGTWFQFETDAGVFSKSEVDFGSRTLIESFEMPNVDGVVLDIGCGYGPIGLAIAKANPDRLIYMMDVNERAVALAQKNAQINGVQNVRIFESDGLASVEDELQAAAILTNPPIRAGKDTVFRFYDQAYGKLVANGELWVVIQKKQGAPSTVAHLEEKFAEVEIVEKKKGYWIIKAKK, encoded by the coding sequence ATGTCTGAACATTATTATTCAAATAAACCTCAAACAGAAAGTAAACCGCGTCATTGGAAATTCAATTTGCTCGGGACTTGGTTTCAATTTGAAACAGATGCAGGTGTTTTTAGTAAAAGCGAAGTAGATTTTGGATCCCGTACTTTAATAGAATCATTTGAGATGCCAAATGTAGATGGTGTAGTGTTAGATATAGGGTGTGGCTATGGACCGATTGGACTAGCGATAGCTAAGGCAAATCCTGATCGACTCATTTATATGATGGATGTCAATGAAAGAGCGGTTGCATTAGCTCAAAAAAATGCACAAATAAACGGAGTTCAAAATGTACGTATATTTGAAAGTGATGGGTTGGCATCTGTTGAAGATGAATTACAGGCGGCAGCAATACTGACAAATCCACCAATTAGAGCTGGGAAAGACACAGTTTTTAGGTTTTATGATCAAGCTTACGGAAAGTTAGTTGCGAACGGTGAATTGTGGGTTGTGATTCAAAAGAAACAAGGGGCGCCATCAACGGTTGCACATTTAGAAGAAAAGTTTGCTGAAGTCGAGATTGTTGAGAAGAAAAAAGGCTATTGGATTATAAAGGCAAAAAAATAG